Genomic DNA from Bacteroidia bacterium:
CTAAGTAAGATGTTACAACAGGAATCAAGATTAACAGTTGCCGATAATAGCGGTGCAAAGGAAGTTCTTATTATCCGTGTACTCGGTGGAACCAAAAGACGGTATGCATCCGTAGGTGACAAAATTGTTGTTACCGTAAAGCATGCTCTACCTTCCGGAAACGTAAAAAAAGGTAGTGTTTCTAAAGCTATTGTAGTTCGTACCAAAAAAGAAGTTCGTCGGAAAGATGGATCTTATATCCGTTTCGATGACAATGCTTGTGTACTGATCAATCAGGCAGAAGAAATGCGTGGGACACGTATTTTCGGTCCTGTAGCCCGTGAATTAAGGGAGAAACAATTTATGAAAATCATTTCATTGGCTCCTGAAGTTCTATAAACCGAAATAATTGTAAAGGTAAAATGTCAAAGCTTAAATTGAAAAAAGGCGATATCGTGAAAGTTACCACTGGTAACGCCAAAAATTCTCAAGGTAAAATTCTTGAGATTAATACAGAGAAGCTTACTGCTATAGTTGAAGGTGTAAATATGGTTTCTAAACATACGAAACCTAATGCTAAACACCCTCAAGGTGGTATTGTTAAACAAGAAGCTCCTGTTCATGTTTCTAATCTTAAACTTGTAGATCCAAAAACCGGTGAAGTTACTAGGGTTGGAAGAAAAGAAGTTGACGGGAAAATTGTTCGTTATGCAAAAAAATCAGGGGAGGTAATTAAGTAATGTATACACCACGTTATAAAACCAAGTATAAAGAGGAAGTTGTTCCTGCGCTAAAAGCGAAATTCAACTACTCATCTGTAATGCAGGTTCCTAAACTTGAGAAAATCGTTATTAATCAAGGTGTCGGAATCGCAGTATCTGATAAAAAACTTATCGATAATGCAGTTAAAGAAATGACCACTATCACTGGTCAAAAAGCAGTAGCAACGTTATCCAAAAAGGATATCTCTAACTTTAAAGTTAGAAAAGGTGTTGCTATCGGTGTTAAAGTAACCCTCCGTGGCGAAAGAATGTATGAATTCCTTGATCGCTTGATTTCTGTAGCTCTTCCAAGGATTCGTGATTTCCGTGGCGTTAGTGCTAAAGGATTTGATGGTCGCGGTAATTATACCTTAGGTATTACCGAACAAATCATTTTCCCAGAGATAGATATCGATAAAGTAAATAAGATCATGGGTATGGATATTACTTTTGTAACTTCTTCGAATGAAGATGAGCAAGCCCGTGAACTTCTAAAAGAATT
This window encodes:
- the rplN gene encoding 50S ribosomal protein L14 → MLQQESRLTVADNSGAKEVLIIRVLGGTKRRYASVGDKIVVTVKHALPSGNVKKGSVSKAIVVRTKKEVRRKDGSYIRFDDNACVLINQAEEMRGTRIFGPVARELREKQFMKIISLAPEVL
- the rplE gene encoding 50S ribosomal protein L5, producing the protein MYTPRYKTKYKEEVVPALKAKFNYSSVMQVPKLEKIVINQGVGIAVSDKKLIDNAVKEMTTITGQKAVATLSKKDISNFKVRKGVAIGVKVTLRGERMYEFLDRLISVALPRIRDFRGVSAKGFDGRGNYTLGITEQIIFPEIDIDKVNKIMGMDITFVTSSNEDEQARELLKEFGIPFKK
- the rplX gene encoding 50S ribosomal protein L24 translates to MSKLKLKKGDIVKVTTGNAKNSQGKILEINTEKLTAIVEGVNMVSKHTKPNAKHPQGGIVKQEAPVHVSNLKLVDPKTGEVTRVGRKEVDGKIVRYAKKSGEVIK